A DNA window from Daucus carota subsp. sativus chromosome 3, DH1 v3.0, whole genome shotgun sequence contains the following coding sequences:
- the LOC108215105 gene encoding RNA-binding protein 1 isoform X1 has product MSDNAYWRYAEATRQPNGPAALQPVLGKRPHPEYDVPAGHDLPNYYGRDDGRGAPRVMKEADSLGASYDRYLRGVQMDSYSRGEPARVISGGLSSRPIEDPRIMGIGASDLAKHQAVGVGRPEHPLPPDASPTLYVEGLPANCTRREVAHIFRPFVGYKEVRLVTKDSRHSGGDPLVLCFVDFLSPAHAATAMDALQGYRFDEHDRDSVNLRLQFARYPGARSGGGHRGRR; this is encoded by the exons ATGAGCGACAATGCATACTGGAGATACGCTGAAGCAACGAGGCAACCGAATGGCCCTGCCGCTCTTCAACCCGTTCTTGGCAAACGCCCCCACCCTGAATATG ATGTTCCTGCTGGCCATGACTTACCCAACTATTATGGTCGTGATGATGGAAGAGGAGCACCCCGTGTTATGAAAGAAGCGGATTCTCTTGGTGCATCCTACGATCGTTATCTTCGTGGCGTG CAAATGGATTCTTACTCTAGGGGAGAGCCTGCCAGAGTGATTAGTGGTGGACTAAGTAGTCGGCCCATTGAGGATCCTCGCATTATGGGTATTGGGGCCTCAGATTTAGCAAAACACCAGGCGGTTGGAGTTGGAAGACCTGAGCATCCTCTACCTCCGGATGCTAGTCCTACATTATATGTGGAAGGCTTACCTGCGAATTGTACTCGCAGAGAAGTAGCCC ATATCTTTCGCCCTTTTGTAGGTTACAAAGAAGTCAGACTTGTGACGAAGGATTCAAGACAT TCTGGGGGTGATCCTTTGGTGCTCTGCTTTGTTGATTTTCTGAGTCCAGCTCATGCAGCCACTGCCATGGATGCATTACAAG GTTATAGATTTGATGAGCATGACCGAGACTCCGTTAATTTAAGGCTGCAGTTTGCTCGCTATCCTGGTGCAAGGTCAGGTGGCGGGCATCGTGGAAGGCGTTGA
- the LOC108215105 gene encoding RNA-binding protein 1 isoform X2, producing the protein MSDNAYWRYAEATRQPNGPAALQPVLGKRPHPEYDVPAGHDLPNYYGRDDGRGAPRVMKEADSLGASYDRYLRGVQMDSYSRGEPARVISGGLSSRPIEDPRIMGIGASDLAKHQAVGVGRPEHPLPPDASPTLYVEGLPANCTRREVAHIFRPFVGYKEVRLVTKDSRHSGGDPLVLCFVDFLSPAHAATAMDALQGDSFYEFWDDV; encoded by the exons ATGAGCGACAATGCATACTGGAGATACGCTGAAGCAACGAGGCAACCGAATGGCCCTGCCGCTCTTCAACCCGTTCTTGGCAAACGCCCCCACCCTGAATATG ATGTTCCTGCTGGCCATGACTTACCCAACTATTATGGTCGTGATGATGGAAGAGGAGCACCCCGTGTTATGAAAGAAGCGGATTCTCTTGGTGCATCCTACGATCGTTATCTTCGTGGCGTG CAAATGGATTCTTACTCTAGGGGAGAGCCTGCCAGAGTGATTAGTGGTGGACTAAGTAGTCGGCCCATTGAGGATCCTCGCATTATGGGTATTGGGGCCTCAGATTTAGCAAAACACCAGGCGGTTGGAGTTGGAAGACCTGAGCATCCTCTACCTCCGGATGCTAGTCCTACATTATATGTGGAAGGCTTACCTGCGAATTGTACTCGCAGAGAAGTAGCCC ATATCTTTCGCCCTTTTGTAGGTTACAAAGAAGTCAGACTTGTGACGAAGGATTCAAGACAT TCTGGGGGTGATCCTTTGGTGCTCTGCTTTGTTGATTTTCTGAGTCCAGCTCATGCAGCCACTGCCATGGATGCATTACAAG GTGATTCCTTTTATGAATTTTGGGATGATGTCTGA